Proteins encoded within one genomic window of Strix uralensis isolate ZFMK-TIS-50842 chromosome 32, bStrUra1, whole genome shotgun sequence:
- the LOC141936294 gene encoding uncharacterized protein LOC141936294: MSSYSESCRPCGVTCPQPIAESYNEPCVQQCPDSRAVIFPPPAVVTIPGPILSSFPQESVVGSSGPAWLGRSFSSRSSQGYGGSFGLGGYRGYGSSLGLGGSQGYGSSFGLRGYGSSLGFGGLSGYGGSRGYGGSFGLGGYGGSLGYGRCLGYGDDTGYGVSLGYGGQHGSSGFGNCGRSYSSGFSSCGTGYYLPGAQRWGRSRRGSCGAF; the protein is encoded by the exons ATGTCCTCCTACAGTGAGTCCTGCAGACCCTGCGGAGTGACCTGCCCTCAGCCGATTGCTGAGAGCTACAATGAGCCATGTGTGCAGCAATGCCCCGATTCCAGAGCTGTGATCTTCCCACCACCAGCTGTGGTGACAATCCCAGGCCCCATACTGAGCTCTTTTCCTCAGGAGAGCGTTGTGGGGTCGTCAggcccagcctggctggggcgTTCCTTCAGTTCCCGAAGCTCCCAGGGCTATGGGGGCTCCTT TGGTttggggggctataggggttaCGGGAGCTCTCTGGGTTTGGGGGGCTCCCAAGGCTATGGGAGCTCCTTTGGTTTGCGGGGCTACGGCAGCTCCCTGGGCTTTGGGGGCTTGAGTGGCTATGGGGGTTCCCGTGGCTATGGGGGGTCCTTTGGCTTGGGAGGTTACGGGGGCTCGCTTGGGTATGGCCGTTGCCTAGGTTATGGAGATGACACGGGCTACGGGGTCTCCCTGGGCTATGGGGGCCAACATGGGTCCAGTGGCTTTGGCAATTGTGGGAGGTCCTACAGCTCTGGCTTCTCCTCCTGTGGCACGGGGTATTACCTCCCTGGAGCTCAGAGGTGGGGCAGGTCCCGCCgcgggagctgtggggctttCTGA